CGAGCGGGATTTCGGGCGATTGAAAGGTCTTCTCCTTCATCGCGTCGTTGAACGGGATGAATTCGCCGTTGAGGTAAGTCAGCTGGAGGAGCGAATCGACGGCCTGGCGCAGCACGCTGTCGCGGCGCGCGAAAACCTTCAGCTCGGGCTGGTTGTTCTCGATGACCTGCGCGAACACGTAGAACGGCATGATGACGTAGCGCGCGTAGTAGGGTCCCTCGCAGTAATAGCCGTCGGGCGCGTAGAGTTCGTCGAGCTGCTTGAACCAACCGCCGGTCTTGCCGTCCATCTTGGAGCCGTAGAGCGCCTTCTTCACGAGTTCGTCGTCGCCCATGACGTAGCCCGCCATGCCGACCGCCGTGGCGGCCCACGTGCCGTGGTTGTGGATGCGGTCGAACTCCTCCGCGCGCTCGTCGGCGAGGAAATGCGCCATCGGCTCGAAGATGTGCGTCTCGAAATTCTTCCGCTCGTCCGCCGTCAGCGTGTCGTAAATGCAGTCGTAGGCCTGCGAGGTGTGCACGAGCCAGACACACTCGTTCAGACTCTGGTGGAACAACCGGCCAGGCGACGAACTGGCGGCCGCCGGGTGATTGCCGAGCGTCGGGTAGAGCGCGGCGTATTTCTCCAGCATCGACTTGATGAAGGCCGCGTAGCGCGCCTCGCCCGTGATCTGGTAAAGGAAGCCGGCGAGCTGCATCTCGGCGTAGTTCGCCTTGTGGCGCTCGTGCGTGAAGCCCGCGGCGTCCTTCGGCTGCGGCACGACGATCGGCGCCGCGAGCGCCCGCTCGACGCGGTCCTTCGCCTCGGCGTAGGCCCGGTCGAACAGCGGCGCGTGGCCCAGCGACGCGCGGATATCGTTCACCTCGGCGGGCGTAAGCAACAGGCGCGGATGCACGCCGACAGCGAACGCGACGAGCTGCGTCGCGAGCACGGCGCTGAAAACGAAGGCGGAGCGTAGCAGCTTCATGGCGAGCTCAGGCGAAGAAGATGCCGCCGTTGATCTCGAGCGACTCACCGTTGACGAACGACGAACGACCCGACGCGAGGAAAGCGATGGCTTCGGCGACTTCCTCCGCTTTGCCCTCGCGGCCGAGCGGTGTCATGCCCGCGACGCGCTGCCGCACCTCGGGCTTCGTGAAGGTGTCGTGGAACTGTGTCGCGATCATGCCGGGTGAAACGCAGTTCACGCGAATGCGCCGCGCGCCGAGTTCCTTGGCCATCGCACGCGTAAAGTTGGAGACGCCGGCCTTGGCCGTCGCGTAGGCGCTCGCGCCCGGACCGCCGCCATCGCGCGCGGCTTGCGAGGAGACGTTCACGATCGTCGCGCCGTCCGGCATCAGCGGCAGCGCCGCCTTCGTGACGAGAAACACGCTCTTGAGGTTGAGCGCGATCACCTGGTCCCAAAACGCCTCGTCCATGTCCGCAATGGTCTTCCGCGCGACGAGGCCGCCGGCGAGATTGACGAGGATGTCGATGTGCCCGTTGCCCGCCTGTTCGGCCAGCTCCACCACCCGCGCGACGTCCGCAGCCACGGCGATGTCGCCTTGGGCGAGCACACCTTTGCCACCGACAGCTTCGATCAGGCGCAATGTCTCTTCGGCTTGCTCGCGATTGCTGCGGTAGTTCACCACCACCGTGGCGCCGAGCTGAGCCAAGCGCACGGAAGTGGCTCGGCCGATGTCACGAGCGCCGCCAGTGACGAGCGCAGTTTTGCCTTGGAGTTCGAGCATGAGAGCAGGGGTTATGAGCGAAGGGGCGAGTGAATCGCGGGGCAGCGGACGGGAAGTTGAGAAGTTACGCGGAGACAGTCAAACGTTTTAGTGCAACGATTGACTTTTCACCAAGCACACAGCTTCTTAGCATTCTAACAAACTATCGGAGAGCCGTTTCCTATCTTTAAACCCATAAGAAACAGCTTGGCTGCCACTAGCGGGCGGGCGGACACCCCGTCGAGCGCCGCAGAACAAGTTCAGGCGTAAGGGTGAGATGAGCCGGTGGAGCAGCGTTCTTCCCCTCCATGCGATCGATCAGGAGTTCGACCGCCGATTTCATGAGCTCCACCAGCGGCTGTCGGACGGTGGTGATCGGCGGATCCATGATCTCGCAGAGATGGATGTCGTCGAAGCCGACAACCGAAATGTCGCGCGGAATGCTCAATCCAAGTTCCCGACAGCCCGCGTAGATTCCGACGGCCGTCATGTCGTTGATCGCAAAAAAGGCGGTCGGAGGCTCGGGCTGTTTCAGCAAGGCAACGGCGGCCGCGCGTCCGATCTCGGTGACAATCTCCTCGTCGTCACCTGCCTTGGCGTTTCCCGTCCACTCCAAGCGAGCATCAGGCGCGATGCCGGCGGCGCGCAGCGTGTCGCGGTAACCATCCAAGCGGTCGCGTCGATTCGCCGAATTGATCGGTCCGGAGACGAACGCGATGCGACGATGCCCGAGTGACAGCAGGTGTTCGATCGCGAGTTTGGCGCCGAGCCCGTTGTCGACGCGCACGCTGTCCAGCTCGAGTCCGGCATCGTTCAGCGTCAGGCGATCAAACGCCACTGCCCGCAACCCGCGCTTCACCACGCCGGCCACGTGGCGGAGCGACAACGGCGACGAGCCGAGGATCACGCCGCGAATGCCGCGCGCGAGCATCGACTCCACATAGCGCTGCTCGCGCTCCGGATTGCCCTCCGCGTTGCAGAGGAGCACCTGGTAATTCTTCGCCATCGCCGCGTGCTCGACGCAGCGCGCGAACTCGCCCCAAAAAGGATTCGCCACCGTCGGCACCACGAGGCCGATCGTCGGCACGTAGCCGGTCTTCAGCGCGCGCGCCATCTCGTTGGTCGAGTAGCCGAGATCGGCGACGGCTTTCAGCACGCGCTCCTGGGTGTCCTGGCGCATGCGATCGAGCTTGCCGTTCAGCACGAGCGAAACCGTCGACGTCGAGACGTTCGCCGCCTTCGCGACGTCGTGAATCGTGACTCGTCCCACCGGTTTGTTCGGCATCTCGTGCGTTGATACAAGAAGCCTGTCGAACGGCAAGCGAGGTGTGCGGCACCGCGCGTCGCAACGCGCCCCGCCCTTCTGGCTCTGCCATCGCCCGCCAGCACGGAGGGCGGAGGTGCCCGCGGGAGGAGTAACCTATTAGGTTACCGCTCCCCCGCTCCCGCTCCGCCGCGCGGCGGAGCGGCGCATTCGTCCCGCGGATGAAGCGGGCGCAAAACAAAGAAGCCCGCGTTCTCGCGGGCTTCGGGCACTTGCCGCTGACCGTGGCGCGCTGTCGCCGCTGCGGCGCGGATCGGTCACGCCTCGACCGTCTTCGGCTTCGCGTTGCGCACGGCGTCGGCGACGGTGGTCGGCAGCGCCTCGGCCTCACCGCTGACCTTGTCGAACTTCATCGAGAGCGTGCGCGACACGCCGCGCTCCTGCATCGTCACGCCGTAAATCGCATCCGCGGCCGCGATGGTGCTCTTGTTGTGCGTGATGATGATGAACTGCGAGCTGTCGACAAACTGCTTCAGCAGGTTCGTGAAGCGGTGAATGTTCGACTCGTCGAGCGGCGCGTCGAGTTCGTCGAGCAAGCAGAACGGCGACGGCTTCACCATGTAGAGCGCGAAGAGCAGCGCGACGGCTGTGAGCGTCTTCTGACCGCCGGAGAGCAGCGTGATGCCCTTGAGCTTCGTGCCCGGGGGCTGCGCGACGATCTCGATGCCGCTCTCGAGCGGATCCTCGGCCGTGACGAGTTCGATCTCCGCGCGGCCGCCGCCGAACAGGATGTTGAACGTGTAGGCGAAGTTCTTCCGGATCTGCTCGAAGGTGACCTTGAACTGCTCGAGCGAGGTGTGGTTGATGTCGTCGATCGCTTTGAGCAGCGCGGCCTTGGCGTTCGTGAGATCGTCGACCTGATTCTTGAGGAATTCGTAGCGCTGCTTCAGCTCGGAGTATTCCTCGATGGCGACGAGATTGACGGCGCCCATGGAGCCGAGGCGTTGGCGCAGCGCGTCGACCTCGGTCTTGATCGCTGTCCAGTCGGTGCTCTCCAGCGCGGCCAAGTCGGCTTCGGTCGGCTCGCCCTTGTTTTCCTTCTTCTTTTTGCGGCGGGCGGGCTTCGCGGCGGCTTCAGGAGCGGGTTGGCCGGGGTCGACGCCCCCGGCTACAGGTTGGCCTTCGCTGGCGACGGTCGCTTCGCTTGGTGCGGCCGCGGGCAAAGCCGCCGGCTGACTGCTGACCGCTGAAGGCTGACCACTTCCCTCGTCCTCCTCATCGAGGTCGAGATCCTTCATGCCCTCCGGCTCGTCATCGGAGTGCCAAAGGAGCTTCTTCCAATCGAGGGTCGAGACGTCGGTTTGGAACTCATGGGTGATTTCCTCGACGAGGAACTGCACGCGGGCGCGCGTCTCCGCGACCTTCACCTCGGTGCGCGACAGTTCGGACATCGAGCTCTCCGCCTCGGTGCGAATGGAACTCATGCCGGCTTCGACGGAGTTGATTTCCGACTCGATCGACGTGAGTTCGTTGCGCACGGACTCGACGTTCTGCTGCGCGATGGAAAGGGTCGTGGCGATTTCCTCGGCGCGGGCGCGCTGGCCGGCGGCCTCGTTCTCCAGCTGCGAAACCTGCTCGTTCCACGTCTCGATCTCGATCTGGCGCTCGTCGTGCAGGTCGGCGAGCTGCGCGCGGCGGCGCTCCATCTCGGAGAGACCGCGGTCGAGCACTTCGACCTTTTGGCGACGCTCGGCGAGCTCGAGGCGGGCTTGCGCGAGGGACTCCTTCTTCTGGTCGCGCTCGGCGCGCTTGCCGGAGATCTCCGCTTCAGTCTGCGCGATCTTCTGCTTCTGCGCCTCGACTTCGGCCTGCGCCTCGGCGAGCTGCGCCTGCGCCTTCGCGTGGCGGGCGAGCGCCTCGTCGTGGTCACGCTTGAGGTTGCCCAGCTCGTTCTGCATCCGGCCGAGGCGATTCGCCGCCTCGTCGTGCGCGCGCTGGGCATTCTTTTCCTCGGTGTGGAGCGAGGCGGCGTGTTGCGAAGCGGCGAGCACGTCCTTGCGCTTCTGCTCGAGCGCCTGCTCCGCCTCGACGAGCGCGGTGTTCAACTTCTCGATAAGCGCCTTCTGTTCGTCGTGCGCGGTCTGTTCGGCGACGACGGCCTTGCCGGTCTCGCGGAGATCGACTTCGCGCTGCACGATCGAGTTGGCCGGCTTCTTGTGATGGCCGCCGTAAATCAGGCCGCGCCGGTCGACGAGATCGCCCTTCGGCGTCGCGACCATGAGGAAACTGAATGCCGGGTTCGCCTTCCAGAATTCAAGGAACGCCGTCAAGTCGTCGGCCACGTAGCAAGCCGACAGCAGGGCCGCCGCCGGATGCGACGGTTCGAGATTGGCCACTGCCTCGGTGGCGGGCTTCAACCCGGCCGGCAGTTCGCTGTTCGCCGCGCCGCCGCCGAAACCAGGCACCTGCAGGCAAACGCTGCCGATCTTGTCGGTTTCGAGCTGCGCGAGGATTTTCTGCGCGGTGTCGACGTCAGCAACCGAGATTGCCTCGACCGACGAACCGAGCAGCGCCTCGACGGCCTTCGCCCACTCGACGCGGACCTCGAGGCCTTGCGTGATCGGCACGAATTTTTGCTCGCCGAAGATCGCGGTGAAACGGCCCTGGAGAATCGCCTTCGCGCCTTCGCCGAAGCCCTCCCATTTTTCGTGGAGCTGCTGGAGCAGCTTCAGGCGCGCGGTCTTCTGCGCGAGGTTGCGATCGATCTCCTGCAACTTGCGCTGACCTTCGCGGAAATCCTTCGTCGCCTCCTGCAACGCCACCTGCGCCGCCTGCGCCTCGTTGTTTTGGCGGCTCTGCTCAACGCGGGCTTCCTCGACGCGGGTGCGAGCTTCGTTCAGCGCCTGTGCGGCGGCCTCGACGTTGCCACGCACTTCCTCGAGGTCGGCGCCGACCTGATCGTATTTGTGCTGGCTCGTGCGGGCATCGACCTCGAGCGAGGAGCTCTCGGTGATGTGGCGCGCGACGGCGCTCTCGAGTTGGAGGAGATGAAACTTGTCCTGACCGAGCGCCTGCTCGACGCGCGTGAGTTCGCCTTCGAGGACGGCGAGCTCGCGATTCCGCTCCTGGAACACCGAGTCAGAGCTGCCGAGCAACGAGAGTTGCATCTGCTTGTCCTGCGCGCCGGTGTCGACCTGCGAGGCGAGCTCGCGGATCTGCATCTCGAGTTCGGCGAGGTCGTCGTTGCTCGAGGCGAGGCGTTCGGCGAGACCCTGGCGCTTCACGTGCGCCATGTTGGCGGCGTTCTCGGCCTGTTCCTTTTGCGAACGAAGATCGAAGACGGCCTGCTGCGCGTCCTGCACGCGCTGCATGAGCGCGGAGCGGTGGGCCTTGCGCTCGTCGAGCGCGCGCGTGCGTTCGTCGAGCGTGCTGCGGCGCGTGTCGGCGTCGTGCTGGAGGCCGCTGACGCGTCCTTCCAGGTCGGCCAGCGCCGTGGACATCTGCTTCCAGTGGTAGTTGCCGTGCGCGAGCGCGAGGTGGCGCAGGCGGAAGTTGAGGCGCTTGTAGCGCATGGCCTTCGCGGCCTGGCGGCGGAGCGAACCGATCTGGCGGGCGACTTCGTTGATGACGTCGGACACGCGCGCGAGGTTCTGCTCGGTGAGCGCGAGCTTGTTCATCGCCTCGCGACGCTGGCTCTTGTATTTCGTGATGCCGGCGGCCTCCTCGAACACCACGCGGCGCTCCTCGGGCTTCGACGAGAGGATCTGGTCGATCTGACCCTGCGCCATGATCGAGTAGCTGGTCCGGCCAATGCCGGTGTCCATGAAAAGCTTGTGGATGTCCTTCAGGCGGCAGGGCTGGCCGTTGAAGTAATACTCGCTCTGCCCGTCGCGGTGGACGCGGCGCGTGATCTCGATCTCGTGGAATTCGCTGCCGAGCTGCTTTTCGCACTCGGTGAGGAGCAGCGAGACTTCGCAAAACTGCGACGGCTTGCGCGTGTCGGCGCCCTCGAAGATCACGTCCTGCATCTTGCCACCGCGGAGGGCCTTCGCGCTCTGCTCGCCGAGCACCCAGCGGATCGAGTCCGCGATGTTGGATTTTCCGCAGCCGTTCGGACCGACGATGGCCGTGACGCCAGGTTGGAAATTCAGGGTCGTCTGGTCGGCAAAACTCTTGAAACCGTTAAGCTTGAGCGCGCGGAGATGCATTGAGCGGAAAGTGGATAAGTGAGGCTCCGGCCTCCGTGCCGGCAACGGAAAAAACACGGTCACCCGGACAAGATATTCACAGCAGAAAAGCCTCGCGTTTTGCCGGGCCGTCAGCTGGCCGGACGCTCAGGCGAGCGTCGCGTCGACACCGGAAATTGCGCGTGCAGAATGCAACTTGAACCACCCTGCAGCGTCTGATGTGCGAACGCATTTCCCTGCCTTTGCTCTCGTCCAAATCCTCCGCCCCTTCGTCCCGCGCTTTCGCCCGTTGCTCCCTCGCCAGCATTGTCGCGCTGTGCGCCGCCGCGAGCGCGATGCGCGCCTGGCTGCAATTCAGCACTCCCCTCGCCCCGGGCATGAACGGCGCGTATTACTTCGTGCAGGCGCGCGCGCTGCTCGAACACGGCCGATTGGGCATCCCGGATCTGCCACTAACCTTCTGGCTGCAGGCCGGACTCGCACGTCTCGTGGCCGCGATCACCGGCTGGCCGCTGGATGACGCCATCGTCTTTGCAGTGAAACTTGCCGACTCCGTGCTCCCACCGATGGCCGCCCTGCCGATCGCGTGGCTCGCGGCGCGCTGGCAACGCGCGGACGGGCAGCCGTCGCTCGTCGCCGCCCTCGCGCCGGCGGCTCTCGTTTGCGCCAGCGCCGCGCCGCTTTCGATGACGGGCGATTTCCAAAAGAACTCGCTCGCGCTCGTCTGGCTCGCCGGCACCGCGTGGGCCGCACACCGGTTCCTCAGTGGGCCGACGCTCGTGCGCGCGGCGGCGCTGGTCGGCGGGCTCGCGCTGCTCGGCACGACGCACGTGGGCGTGCTGGGCGCCGCGCTGGTCTTTCTCGCCGTGCTTGGCGCGGTCGCGGCGGTAGCCGCACCGGCTGAAGTGCGTCGACGCCTCCTGCTCGCGGCGCTCGTTGGTTTAGTCGCGCTGGCAGGCGCTGCCGCCGTCACCTACCGCTACGACCCGGCGCGCGTGCAACGCCTCTGGCGCGCGATCGCGGAACCATCGAGCGTGCTTAGCGAGTCCCGCGACCGAGGCGATCATCCGCCGGGCCCTCCGCCGGGATTCGCACCACCCGATTTCGCCGCAGGCACCGCGCCGGTCGACCACCCGCGTCCGCCTCCGGGTTTCGGTCCGCCGGGAGCGCCCCGTGGAATATTGGGGACGTTGCCACGCGTGTTGTTCCTCGGCGTCGGCATCGCTGCGACGGCTTGGGCGCTCCGCCGCTGGAGTTCGCTGCCGGTGGCGGACCGCGCCCTGGCGATCGCCGCGGGAGTCAGCGCCGCCGTGCTTGGCGGGGGATTCTTCGACGCGCAGAAATCCGAGCGCCTCATGCTGATTGCAGTCGTGCCGGCGGCGATCGCGGGTTCATTTCTCCTCGCCCAAGTCCGCCGCGACCTTCCGCGCGCGACGCTGGGAATCGTGGTGGTCTTCCTCGCGGTCTTGAGCGGCGCGCTCTACGTCGCACGCGGCGGCAGGCAAATTCTCACCGTGGAGCAACGCGACGAATTGCGCACGCTCGCACCGCTGATCGCGTCGCCGGAACGCACGCTGATCGTCGCGCATCACGGACTCGAATGGTGGACCGCGTGGACGTTGCGCACCCACATCGCGCAACCCACCGCCGTGAGCCGCGAGGACTGGCAGCGCTACGATCATATTTATTACCTGAGCGAAAAGTCCGGCGTTCCGCGCGGTCGCGGTGGACCGCCAGGAGCGATCGGCGCGCCGGGCTCCGGGCCGCCGCCGGGCATGGGTCCGGAAGGTGCGACGCCGGAAAACGCCGTCACCGTTCACGACGGCCCGCTGTTCACTCTCTCCCGCGTCGACGAAGCACCGGAAGACCAGCCGACCGACGCCGAGGTGCAGGCGCAGCGTTTGAAGCGCCAATGATAAGTGAGGCGCCCGGCGGTTAATCCCGCCTACTGTCGGCGCGGTGCGCTTGCGGCGCTACCGAACGCGGGTTTCCTGACCAACGTGAGCAACACGACCG
This region of Opitutia bacterium genomic DNA includes:
- the smc gene encoding chromosome segregation protein SMC yields the protein MHLRALKLNGFKSFADQTTLNFQPGVTAIVGPNGCGKSNIADSIRWVLGEQSAKALRGGKMQDVIFEGADTRKPSQFCEVSLLLTECEKQLGSEFHEIEITRRVHRDGQSEYYFNGQPCRLKDIHKLFMDTGIGRTSYSIMAQGQIDQILSSKPEERRVVFEEAAGITKYKSQRREAMNKLALTEQNLARVSDVINEVARQIGSLRRQAAKAMRYKRLNFRLRHLALAHGNYHWKQMSTALADLEGRVSGLQHDADTRRSTLDERTRALDERKAHRSALMQRVQDAQQAVFDLRSQKEQAENAANMAHVKRQGLAERLASSNDDLAELEMQIRELASQVDTGAQDKQMQLSLLGSSDSVFQERNRELAVLEGELTRVEQALGQDKFHLLQLESAVARHITESSSLEVDARTSQHKYDQVGADLEEVRGNVEAAAQALNEARTRVEEARVEQSRQNNEAQAAQVALQEATKDFREGQRKLQEIDRNLAQKTARLKLLQQLHEKWEGFGEGAKAILQGRFTAIFGEQKFVPITQGLEVRVEWAKAVEALLGSSVEAISVADVDTAQKILAQLETDKIGSVCLQVPGFGGGAANSELPAGLKPATEAVANLEPSHPAAALLSACYVADDLTAFLEFWKANPAFSFLMVATPKGDLVDRRGLIYGGHHKKPANSIVQREVDLRETGKAVVAEQTAHDEQKALIEKLNTALVEAEQALEQKRKDVLAASQHAASLHTEEKNAQRAHDEAANRLGRMQNELGNLKRDHDEALARHAKAQAQLAEAQAEVEAQKQKIAQTEAEISGKRAERDQKKESLAQARLELAERRQKVEVLDRGLSEMERRRAQLADLHDERQIEIETWNEQVSQLENEAAGQRARAEEIATTLSIAQQNVESVRNELTSIESEINSVEAGMSSIRTEAESSMSELSRTEVKVAETRARVQFLVEEITHEFQTDVSTLDWKKLLWHSDDEPEGMKDLDLDEEDEGSGQPSAVSSQPAALPAAAPSEATVASEGQPVAGGVDPGQPAPEAAAKPARRKKKKENKGEPTEADLAALESTDWTAIKTEVDALRQRLGSMGAVNLVAIEEYSELKQRYEFLKNQVDDLTNAKAALLKAIDDINHTSLEQFKVTFEQIRKNFAYTFNILFGGGRAEIELVTAEDPLESGIEIVAQPPGTKLKGITLLSGGQKTLTAVALLFALYMVKPSPFCLLDELDAPLDESNIHRFTNLLKQFVDSSQFIIITHNKSTIAAADAIYGVTMQERGVSRTLSMKFDKVSGEAEALPTTVADAVRNAKPKTVEA
- a CDS encoding LacI family DNA-binding transcriptional regulator; this encodes MPNKPVGRVTIHDVAKAANVSTSTVSLVLNGKLDRMRQDTQERVLKAVADLGYSTNEMARALKTGYVPTIGLVVPTVANPFWGEFARCVEHAAMAKNYQVLLCNAEGNPEREQRYVESMLARGIRGVILGSSPLSLRHVAGVVKRGLRAVAFDRLTLNDAGLELDSVRVDNGLGAKLAIEHLLSLGHRRIAFVSGPINSANRRDRLDGYRDTLRAAGIAPDARLEWTGNAKAGDDEEIVTEIGRAAAVALLKQPEPPTAFFAINDMTAVGIYAGCRELGLSIPRDISVVGFDDIHLCEIMDPPITTVRQPLVELMKSAVELLIDRMEGKNAAPPAHLTLTPELVLRRSTGCPPAR
- a CDS encoding SDR family oxidoreductase; the protein is MLELQGKTALVTGGARDIGRATSVRLAQLGATVVVNYRSNREQAEETLRLIEAVGGKGVLAQGDIAVAADVARVVELAEQAGNGHIDILVNLAGGLVARKTIADMDEAFWDQVIALNLKSVFLVTKAALPLMPDGATIVNVSSQAARDGGGPGASAYATAKAGVSNFTRAMAKELGARRIRVNCVSPGMIATQFHDTFTKPEVRQRVAGMTPLGREGKAEEVAEAIAFLASGRSSFVNGESLEINGGIFFA